The DNA sequence TTCATGATATAAAAATTCAGGTAACGGACTGTTAAAATCATCACTTTCAGGATAGAGCAAAAAGAGCTTCTTCACTTTTTTATATTTCTTGCCATATGTAAACATCTGATACATGTCAGGCTGAGAAATGTCATAGTTATATCTGTCACTTGATTTGTTCTGATTTATGAGTTTCCATTTTGTATCAAGGATTATTATCCCGGAATTATTTTTTTCTCTTGCCACTATGTCAGGCTTCAACTTAAATCTGGGTTGATTACAATGATTCTCTACAAGAAAATTTTGTTTGTTCTGAAGACTGATATCCATTATTTTATTAAAATGTCTTTTAAACAACGTCCCAACGTAATCCTCAAATATCCTCTCCATCGGGAAAAGGAGCGCCAGCGACACTGCTGTGCCTTTGAAATTAGTAAAGCTCTCGTTTCGCAGAAAGACCCGGCACCATCTTATGTCTTTTCATAATGCGTTATTAGCCTGTTATGTTTATTTTTTGAGATGTCTGCATTAATATCGCAGGATTCCGGCACTTCATCGAATGTAAATATAAATTCCCGTATTCTTTTCTGATTATTGTTTGACCGGGCTTTCTTCGCTAAAAGCTGGAGCGTTGATTTAATGAGACGGTTTTCAGGACGGTTTGATATGAATTCGTCAAAGGATACATAAAACCGCTCTTTATGCAGGAAGTTGTATTTAATATTCTGGTTAAAGAGTAGCTTGCCTTTCAGAAAGGGCTGATTTTTCTCCACGCTCACATAATCTTTGGCTATTCCTTTCTGGATAAGCTGTTCGAGGTCTTTCAGGAAAAGGGTGATGAAGATTTCAAGAAGAGAATGCTTTGTCGTATGGAGATGAGCGTCATCGATTTTCTTAAAAGGAGAATCCCGGAGACATCTCAACATATTCAGAAATATCTTGCGGGTATTGTTTTTATCATCCTCGGAGGCTCCCGCATAGATTTTAGGCAGTATCTCGACAACCGTGCCGCATTTTGTCTCGATTACGCCGACATAGGATTTGGCTTTGAGCGCATCTACTTTAGTGCCGTCTTTTGTCTTGCACCTTGTTAAGGTAAAGATAGCGTCATCATTGTCTGCATTGAATTTCTTCAGGGCTTCAAACGTCTTAGCATCCGCTTCGTCGCAGAGGAATTTATCCAATGCAGGCGTCTTCTCATGTCCGATAGCTCCGTATTCTGTTATGGTTATGGCTTTCTTGCTCATTGTGTTTGCTGCTCAGGTGAAGCTGTAGGCGATTTTATGCAAGCAGAATCATAGATTTTTATAAATGCCTCTGGGTCCAGCTTTTTAATATCATTAAGTTCATACATTGATTTGTCATTATCATAATTATCATGATCAAACCCTATAATATTAAGTTCATTATTAGAAATGTCTTTAATAAATCTCATTGAATCCTTTTTGTATTCAGCCTTATAATTCTTACACTGCTCTTTGTGATCGCCCAGTACAATCTGTATCTTCTCCCAATTATCATAGAAGTATTCCTGCAGAAGGGGAATAATTTTGGTGGCAAACGCATTACACAATGCAGGGTAATCCTTCACCTCCATAAAATATGCATGGCCAATCTGATGGTCCCGGTCATAAAGGAACTCGATTCTCTCATTTACCTTTGCAAGCAATTTCTTAAGGTTAATGGATGCCCCCAGTGGGTGTTCAACTGCCTCTAACAAGTCAGGTCTCGGCATCATTTCCTCAAATTCAAACCGTCTTCTCAATGCTTGTATCAATCAGGGCAATTGATCTGTCGGCTGTGTTCATCGTGCCGATGATGTGGAGGTTATCCGGCACACCGAAAGAATCTTGAGAATACTGAAGCGTTGCTCTCATTTCATGCTTACTGCCTAACCGTTTATCTTTTTCAATCAGAGTGATAAGCTCTCCGAAGATTTTAGAAATATTCCCTCGGTTGATTTCATCAATGATAAGGACATATGGTTTCTTATCAGGGTCATCATCCGCCCGTTCACAAAGACGTTTGAACACACCATCTTTGACATCATATTGAATTTCTTTTGTATTGTTTATGGGCTTAATGCCTTCAATGAATTCTTCATATGAGTAGGATTGATGGAAGGTGATGAATTCGATTCGAGGTTTGTCACCTCCTCGTAGAGAATCAAAAGTTTCTTTAGCTTTATTGTAACTCGCATCATTAACATATCCTTCTCGATTAAAGGTATCCACGATCTCTTTTTCTTTACCTAATAGCTCAAGTGCTTTGAAGATGGTAGAGTACGTCTTCCCCGTGCCAGGAGGGCCGAAGAGGATGTGGTTGAGGGGGTGCTCAGATGAGTTCATCCGAGGAACAATAGCTTCTTTCTTGGATTTAATTTCTTTCTTACCTTTCCGTTCTGACTCTATGTGCG is a window from the Nitrospirota bacterium genome containing:
- a CDS encoding AAA family ATPase; amino-acid sequence: MDKPMFTWIPIYKEIARKLLEYENRQEELLEFLKRLKKENIPTFKLESSEEIDPFTFFGNFNRRLTDSNRINILENIKRELNLTSLIPSDFSGIPLVDNQRTWFVSRNHEKADINKLWELYKEALNEDFKKMDIESVLNVKEVGVAKITMGLFWLNPERYMPLDSKSIDYLMNHLPDDNIMPYLNELKKPNAKKVFSFDKYKEIIESAAKLNKPFFKISHEAHIESERKGKKEIKSKKEAIVPRMNSSEHPLNHILFGPPGTGKTYSTIFKALELLGKEKEIVDTFNREGYVNDASYNKAKETFDSLRGGDKPRIEFITFHQSYSYEEFIEGIKPINNTKEIQYDVKDGVFKRLCERADDDPDKKPYVLIIDEINRGNISKIFGELITLIEKDKRLGSKHEMRATLQYSQDSFGVPDNLHIIGTMNTADRSIALIDTSIEKTV